One genomic window of Rhizobium sp. Pop5 includes the following:
- a CDS encoding ABC transporter permease has translation MVAIDVNEQSRPSGTWVSKLTGATGPLVGLLLLCLFLTFSADAFLSVRNGLNILDQITVLGIMAVGMTFVILIGGIDLSVGSVLALAMMVMGWTANVAGLPLAVGIVLALIASMISGLIVGIMVTWFRVPAFIATLAMMSAARGVANMITDGQQIVGFPDWFMMLAIDRHFGVLTATVFLMLAVAAAAWVFLHFRAEGRMLYAVGGNSEVARLAGINVQLVTVLVYVVSALLAGLAGIVLAARLDSAQPSSGFGYELDTIAAVVIGGTSLSGGAGGIGGTLIGVLIIGVLRNGLNLLNVSPFLQQVIIGVVIVLAVGAETIRKRRAA, from the coding sequence ATGGTGGCGATCGACGTGAATGAACAGAGCCGTCCGTCCGGTACGTGGGTCAGCAAGCTCACGGGAGCAACCGGTCCGCTTGTCGGATTGCTTTTGCTCTGCCTGTTCCTGACCTTCAGCGCTGATGCATTTCTCTCCGTCCGCAATGGTCTGAACATTCTCGACCAGATCACCGTGCTCGGGATCATGGCGGTGGGCATGACGTTCGTGATCCTGATCGGAGGCATCGACCTTTCGGTTGGTTCGGTCCTGGCTCTCGCGATGATGGTGATGGGCTGGACGGCGAATGTCGCTGGTCTGCCGCTCGCCGTCGGGATCGTGCTGGCGCTCATTGCCTCAATGATCAGTGGCCTGATCGTCGGCATCATGGTCACCTGGTTCAGGGTGCCCGCCTTTATCGCGACGCTTGCTATGATGTCGGCAGCACGCGGCGTGGCGAATATGATCACCGACGGCCAGCAGATCGTGGGATTCCCAGATTGGTTCATGATGCTGGCGATCGATCGTCATTTCGGCGTTCTGACCGCAACCGTCTTCCTAATGCTCGCTGTCGCGGCCGCCGCCTGGGTCTTTCTTCACTTTCGCGCTGAAGGTCGCATGCTCTATGCGGTCGGCGGCAATTCCGAAGTGGCGCGCCTTGCCGGCATCAACGTTCAGCTGGTGACCGTTCTCGTCTATGTCGTCAGCGCGCTTCTGGCGGGTCTTGCCGGCATCGTGCTTGCCGCCCGCCTTGACTCCGCCCAGCCGTCGAGCGGTTTCGGCTACGAGCTCGACACGATTGCAGCCGTCGTCATCGGCGGAACCTCGCTGTCGGGAGGCGCCGGCGGTATCGGTGGCACGCTGATCGGCGTCCTGATCATTGGCGTGCTACGCAACGGCCTCAACCTGCTCAACGTTTCGCCCTTCCTGCAGCAGGTCATCATTGGCGTCGTCATCGTTCTCGCAGTCGGTGCGGAAACGATCCGGAAGCGGCGGGCTGCCTGA
- a CDS encoding transketolase has translation MEPSELERVARQIRLRDLQAVYEAGAGHIGGEMSVIDLLTALYFRVLRIWPDQPRHPDRDRFVLSKGHTACALYVALAKRGFIPEEEISTFLKPHSRLNGHPNCNKVPGVETNTGPLGHGLPVAVGMAMAAKLSGAKYHTYVITGDGEMQEGSNWEAIMAAYQFRLNNLTLVIDHNRFQQGASLSDTNDLAPLRPKLEAFGWEVSEINGNDMHAIVPALEHRSDRPHCIVAHTNKGHGISFMQDRVDWHHKVPSKEQYETALAELSEAL, from the coding sequence ATGGAGCCTTCCGAACTTGAACGTGTTGCTCGCCAGATACGTCTGCGCGACCTTCAGGCCGTGTACGAGGCAGGAGCTGGCCATATTGGTGGCGAGATGTCGGTGATCGATCTCCTCACCGCGTTATACTTCCGTGTGCTGCGTATCTGGCCCGATCAGCCCAGACATCCCGATCGCGACAGGTTCGTGCTGTCGAAGGGGCATACGGCCTGCGCGCTTTATGTCGCGCTCGCCAAGCGCGGCTTCATTCCGGAAGAGGAAATCTCGACCTTCCTGAAGCCGCATTCCCGACTGAACGGCCACCCCAACTGTAACAAGGTGCCGGGCGTCGAAACCAACACCGGGCCTTTGGGACACGGGCTGCCTGTCGCCGTCGGCATGGCCATGGCGGCGAAACTCTCGGGCGCTAAATACCACACCTATGTCATTACCGGTGACGGAGAGATGCAGGAAGGCTCGAACTGGGAAGCCATCATGGCGGCATACCAGTTCCGCCTGAACAACCTGACGCTGGTCATCGACCACAACAGGTTCCAGCAGGGCGCTTCGCTCTCGGACACCAACGATCTCGCGCCGCTTCGTCCCAAGCTCGAGGCCTTCGGCTGGGAGGTCAGCGAAATCAACGGCAATGACATGCATGCGATCGTGCCGGCTCTCGAGCATCGCTCCGACCGCCCCCATTGCATCGTCGCGCACACCAACAAGGGCCATGGCATCTCGTTCATGCAGGATCGTGTCGATTGGCATCACAAGGTTCCGAGCAAAGAACAGTATGAAACCGCATTGGCAGAACTGTCGGAGGCACTCTAA
- a CDS encoding transketolase family protein, which translates to MNAPVNPPKLYDCRDAFAATLERLAAENETIVAVCNDSVGSSKLGGFKSKFPDRLVNVGIAEQNMVGVGAGLANGGRLPYVCGASPFLTGRSLEQIKADISYSNANVKLVGISSGMAYGELGPTHHSIEDFAWTRVLPNLPVIAPCDRIETAAAVEWAASYNGPCFLRLSRVGVPDLLPEGHKFEVGKANLLREGLDVTLIANGTLTHRMMKAAEILAGRGIKARVLNMANVRPIDEAAIIAAANETGAIVTAEEHSIFGGLGSAVAEVVVDNAPVPMKRLGVPGIYAPTGSAEFLLDEFGMAPAAIADAAQALIKRK; encoded by the coding sequence ATGAACGCGCCCGTAAATCCACCGAAGCTCTATGACTGCCGCGATGCCTTTGCCGCGACGCTCGAGCGGCTGGCCGCCGAGAATGAAACCATCGTTGCCGTCTGCAACGACTCGGTCGGCTCCTCCAAGCTCGGCGGTTTCAAGTCGAAATTTCCTGATCGCCTCGTCAATGTCGGCATTGCCGAACAAAACATGGTCGGCGTCGGCGCCGGTCTCGCCAATGGCGGACGCCTGCCCTATGTCTGCGGTGCTTCGCCGTTCCTGACCGGCCGATCGCTCGAGCAGATCAAGGCCGACATTTCCTACTCGAACGCCAACGTCAAACTCGTCGGTATTTCCTCGGGGATGGCTTATGGCGAACTGGGCCCGACCCACCATTCAATCGAGGATTTCGCCTGGACGCGCGTGCTGCCGAATCTGCCCGTCATCGCCCCCTGTGACCGGATCGAGACTGCCGCCGCCGTCGAGTGGGCCGCAAGCTACAATGGTCCCTGCTTCCTGCGCCTCTCGCGCGTCGGCGTCCCGGATCTGCTGCCCGAAGGTCACAAGTTCGAAGTCGGCAAGGCGAACCTGTTGCGCGAAGGCTTAGATGTCACGCTGATTGCCAACGGCACGCTGACCCACCGCATGATGAAGGCGGCCGAAATCCTGGCCGGGCGTGGCATCAAGGCGCGCGTGCTCAACATGGCGAACGTGCGCCCGATCGACGAGGCCGCCATCATTGCTGCAGCCAACGAGACTGGCGCGATCGTGACGGCGGAAGAACATTCGATCTTCGGCGGCCTCGGTTCCGCCGTCGCCGAAGTGGTGGTCGACAACGCGCCCGTGCCGATGAAGCGTCTTGGCGTTCCTGGCATCTACGCGCCAACGGGTTCGGCCGAATTTCTCCTCGACGAATTCGGCATGGCGCCGGCGGCGATCGCCGATGCGGCCCAAGCGCTGATCAAGCGCAAATAA
- a CDS encoding FGGY family carbohydrate kinase, protein MRAILAIDQGTTNSKAVLVSETGEVLARGSAGVGISYPQSGWVEQDPRRIFASVCEAIETCLNKASEVTVEAVGVSNQRESVTVWDAETGEALGPVLSWQCRRTAPDCERLIAEGHLDRVEALTGLPLDPMFPGSKFRWLLDRVPAGRRVHLGTIDSWLIHCLTGGGRHVCDASNAARSQLLDLNGQVWSEELGQIFGVDIAMLPEVLDSSADFGTTRGLPGIADGTPIRSAIGDSHAALFGHGAFKPGDGKVTFGTGSSVMTTLPRFIAPQNGITTTVAWRIAGVPTFAFEGNILVSAASLPWMAGILGLPDVAALVDLAATAEPGGPGFVPAFVGLGAPYWNSDARALFAQINFSTTRAQMARSVTDSIACQVHDVIAAMRAQSGGKLGALYVDGGPSQNRFLMQCVSNLIEHAVIQCEAPEASALGAAYLAGLSLGLWKDLDAIETLPRNTEVIRPEEIDRIGLLNTWNDALARSTSRPTAVKCE, encoded by the coding sequence ATGCGGGCTATTCTGGCGATTGACCAGGGCACCACCAATTCGAAGGCAGTTCTGGTTTCCGAAACAGGAGAGGTGCTTGCCAGAGGCTCGGCTGGCGTCGGCATCTCCTATCCGCAATCGGGCTGGGTGGAGCAGGATCCCCGCCGCATTTTTGCCTCCGTTTGCGAAGCGATCGAGACCTGCCTGAACAAAGCTTCCGAGGTCACTGTCGAGGCGGTAGGGGTGTCCAACCAGCGCGAATCTGTCACGGTCTGGGATGCTGAGACCGGCGAAGCACTGGGTCCGGTACTGAGCTGGCAGTGCCGCCGCACCGCGCCGGATTGCGAGCGCCTGATCGCCGAAGGTCATCTCGACCGCGTGGAAGCGCTGACGGGCCTTCCCCTCGACCCGATGTTTCCCGGATCGAAATTCCGCTGGCTGCTCGATCGCGTGCCGGCCGGGCGCCGGGTTCATCTCGGCACAATCGACAGTTGGCTGATCCATTGCCTGACGGGTGGCGGCCGTCACGTCTGCGATGCCTCCAATGCCGCCCGCAGCCAGTTGCTCGACCTCAATGGGCAGGTCTGGAGCGAGGAACTCGGCCAGATTTTTGGCGTCGATATCGCCATGTTGCCCGAAGTGCTCGACAGCTCTGCCGATTTCGGTACGACGCGCGGACTTCCCGGCATTGCCGATGGCACACCGATCCGCTCCGCCATCGGCGACAGCCATGCGGCGCTCTTCGGTCATGGCGCCTTCAAGCCCGGCGACGGCAAGGTGACGTTCGGAACCGGCTCCTCCGTCATGACGACGTTGCCGCGCTTCATCGCGCCGCAAAACGGCATAACCACAACGGTCGCCTGGCGGATCGCCGGCGTGCCGACCTTCGCCTTCGAAGGCAACATTCTCGTTTCGGCCGCAAGCCTTCCGTGGATGGCCGGCATTCTGGGCCTTCCCGATGTGGCCGCCCTTGTCGACCTTGCTGCGACGGCCGAGCCGGGCGGACCGGGATTTGTGCCGGCCTTCGTCGGCCTCGGCGCCCCCTACTGGAACTCCGACGCCCGCGCCCTCTTCGCTCAGATTAACTTTTCCACTACCCGCGCCCAGATGGCCCGCTCGGTGACGGATTCGATTGCCTGCCAGGTGCACGACGTGATCGCCGCCATGCGCGCCCAGAGCGGCGGCAAACTCGGCGCTCTCTATGTCGACGGCGGTCCCAGCCAGAACCGTTTCCTGATGCAATGCGTGTCGAACCTGATCGAGCATGCCGTCATCCAGTGCGAGGCGCCGGAGGCTTCCGCTCTCGGTGCCGCCTATCTCGCCGGGCTTTCGCTCGGCCTGTGGAAGGATCTCGACGCGATCGAGACGCTGCCGAGAAACACCGAAGTGATCCGCCCCGAAGAGATCGATCGCATCGGCCTTCTCAATACATGGAATGATGCACTGGCCCGCTCGACGTCGCGACCGACAGCGGTTAAATGTGAATAA
- a CDS encoding sugar-binding transcriptional regulator: MSRLNELRLISRVAQMYHIEGRRQAEIAQHLRLSQATVSRMLKRAETEDIVRTSVIPPVGTYSELEGALRQKFDLPEAIVVECSEDRDGAIMARIGEAAAHLLEVTLAPGEIVGVSSWSQTIFKMVENIHPQKSAQAKFIVQTLGGMGDPSVQTHATQLTTRLARLTGAEPKLLPVQGVTSSREAKLLMMADPFVRETMDLFSSITLAIVGIGAVEPSELLARSGNIFSSQELRDLAEAGAVGDISLRFFNAEGRPVKTPLDERVIGLSLEELGRVDRVIALAGGSKKIAAISGALRAGVVDMLVTDKFTAQRLIEA; this comes from the coding sequence ATGTCCCGCCTCAACGAACTCCGCCTGATTTCCAGGGTCGCCCAGATGTACCACATCGAAGGGCGGCGACAGGCGGAGATCGCACAGCATCTGCGATTGTCTCAAGCCACGGTCTCGAGAATGCTGAAGAGGGCTGAGACGGAGGACATCGTTCGCACCAGCGTCATCCCGCCGGTCGGCACCTATAGCGAACTGGAAGGAGCGCTGCGGCAAAAGTTCGACCTTCCGGAAGCAATCGTGGTTGAGTGCAGCGAGGACCGGGACGGCGCTATCATGGCCCGGATCGGTGAAGCAGCAGCCCACCTTCTGGAGGTCACGCTCGCACCTGGGGAGATCGTCGGTGTGTCGAGCTGGAGCCAGACCATCTTCAAGATGGTAGAGAATATTCACCCACAAAAGAGTGCGCAGGCGAAATTCATCGTTCAGACTCTGGGTGGGATGGGAGATCCCTCTGTCCAGACCCATGCCACTCAGCTGACGACACGTCTGGCCCGGCTCACTGGCGCGGAACCAAAGCTGCTTCCGGTGCAAGGCGTGACGTCGTCAAGAGAAGCCAAACTTCTGATGATGGCTGATCCTTTTGTCCGAGAGACGATGGATCTCTTTAGCAGCATTACCCTTGCAATAGTCGGCATCGGGGCAGTCGAGCCTTCAGAACTACTGGCGCGATCCGGCAATATTTTTTCATCGCAGGAACTCCGCGACTTGGCCGAAGCAGGTGCTGTCGGCGACATTTCGCTTCGATTCTTTAATGCCGAAGGGAGGCCAGTGAAGACTCCTCTCGACGAGCGTGTGATTGGCCTGTCTCTCGAGGAACTCGGTCGCGTTGATCGGGTAATCGCCTTGGCAGGAGGCTCGAAAAAGATCGCAGCCATATCCGGAGCATTGCGCGCAGGCGTGGTTGACATGCTGGTCACCGACAAATTCACGGCTCAACGGCTGATCGAGGCATAA
- a CDS encoding DUF2950 family protein translates to MRRQSTVIPLIFAAALCTMSATPALSQAQTDLTEYKAATPPPEFDSPSLALDRLKSVLASNNIEDLAGLLGLKADKLRSNNGAMIAYGLIREGAERQAALRDFQGMKIVTIGDRLWPLPFPLTEGKDGKWSFNTQRGLEEIINRRVGENELATIDTMHEYVAAQYQFASEDRDGNGIYEFAQKLISSPGKLDGLYWDPSVYPEESPASALVETAAFGAAKRGEGYFGYRYRILTSQGDNVVGGKQSYIVNGYMTGGFALIAWPVKYRVTGVQTFMVNGMSVIYQRDLGPATQERAAAIKDFNPDANWTPVSE, encoded by the coding sequence ATGAGACGCCAATCGACCGTAATTCCGCTCATCTTCGCAGCAGCGCTTTGCACGATGTCGGCAACACCGGCGCTTTCGCAGGCGCAGACGGACCTGACCGAATACAAGGCGGCAACGCCGCCGCCGGAATTCGACAGTCCCTCGCTTGCCCTCGACAGGCTGAAATCGGTACTCGCCTCCAACAATATCGAGGATCTCGCCGGCCTGCTCGGTTTGAAGGCGGACAAACTGCGTTCCAACAATGGGGCGATGATTGCCTACGGATTGATCCGCGAAGGCGCGGAGCGGCAGGCGGCTTTGCGGGATTTCCAAGGCATGAAGATCGTCACGATCGGCGACCGGCTCTGGCCCCTGCCGTTTCCGCTGACGGAGGGCAAGGACGGCAAATGGTCCTTCAATACACAGCGCGGCCTGGAGGAGATCATCAATCGCCGCGTCGGTGAAAACGAACTCGCCACCATCGACACCATGCACGAATATGTCGCGGCCCAGTATCAATTTGCCTCCGAAGATCGCGACGGCAATGGGATCTATGAATTCGCACAGAAGCTGATCAGCAGTCCGGGCAAGCTTGACGGCTTGTACTGGGATCCGAGCGTCTATCCCGAGGAGAGCCCGGCAAGCGCGCTGGTCGAAACGGCCGCCTTCGGCGCCGCCAAGCGCGGGGAGGGCTATTTCGGCTATCGCTATCGCATTCTGACCTCCCAGGGAGACAACGTCGTCGGGGGCAAGCAAAGCTATATTGTCAACGGCTACATGACCGGCGGCTTTGCGCTGATCGCCTGGCCGGTCAAATACAGGGTCACCGGCGTTCAGACATTCATGGTCAATGGGATGAGCGTCATCTACCAGCGCGATCTGGGGCCGGCGACGCAAGAGCGGGCTGCGGCGATCAAGGATTTCAACCCGGATGCGAACTGGACTCCCGTAAGCGAGTAG
- a CDS encoding DUF3300 domain-containing protein: protein MKAISRKLLGGRLIGGLSALAIIALQPAFPVRAQAPAPAAAPAQTSVEQPATTLLSDDELEVLVARIALYPDELVAAISAASLFPVQIIEAQRFLEAKKKNSDLKPKSEWDGSVVSLLNYPDIVKMMSEDLDWTQSLADALANQQKDVLIAIQQLRDEAVAKNIIKTDDKVTVVTENDNIIIRPTDPEKIYIPQYPPEMLYEPGYASEPISYYPDYYDNYYYPGAGFFAAAVTGLTWAAIVNWDDWGVWGGRWGGDIDIDCNNCLNNRNFNGKMKWNDVDWSNVDRSKLSIGKDQLAKIDRSAIKSGLQADNRNQLRNRAADLQATQRPGNRGTSARAEDIRKGTVQGLKNKPQAKTLGAAGNRPNASRPEARPQNAANRPNKPAQKSVNRSNKPQMGARPDNRGRQPSALGNPQSGRREAISSNRGAQSMGAHRQSARPPQHRPRPQGGGGRGGGGRGGGGRGGGGRR from the coding sequence ATGAAAGCAATTTCCCGCAAGCTGCTTGGCGGCCGACTAATCGGTGGATTATCGGCTCTGGCAATCATTGCGTTGCAGCCAGCCTTCCCGGTGCGAGCCCAGGCTCCTGCGCCGGCAGCCGCGCCTGCTCAGACGAGTGTCGAACAGCCTGCAACTACGCTCCTCTCAGACGATGAACTGGAAGTGCTTGTGGCGCGCATCGCGCTCTATCCGGACGAGCTGGTCGCGGCCATCTCGGCCGCCTCGCTCTTTCCAGTCCAGATCATCGAGGCGCAGCGCTTCCTGGAGGCGAAAAAGAAGAATTCCGACCTCAAGCCGAAGAGCGAATGGGACGGCAGCGTCGTTTCCCTGCTCAACTATCCCGATATTGTGAAGATGATGAGTGAGGATCTCGATTGGACCCAATCGCTGGCCGATGCCCTCGCCAATCAGCAGAAGGACGTCTTGATTGCCATTCAGCAGCTTCGCGACGAGGCGGTGGCAAAGAACATCATCAAGACAGACGACAAGGTGACCGTCGTTACCGAAAACGATAACATCATCATCCGGCCGACCGATCCCGAGAAGATCTATATCCCGCAGTATCCGCCGGAAATGCTCTACGAACCGGGCTATGCGTCCGAGCCGATTTCCTATTATCCCGACTACTACGACAACTACTACTATCCCGGCGCAGGGTTCTTTGCCGCCGCGGTCACCGGGCTGACCTGGGCGGCCATCGTCAACTGGGACGACTGGGGCGTGTGGGGCGGCCGCTGGGGTGGCGATATCGACATCGATTGCAACAACTGCCTGAACAACCGCAACTTCAACGGAAAGATGAAGTGGAACGACGTCGATTGGAGCAACGTCGACCGCAGCAAGCTCAGCATCGGCAAGGATCAGCTTGCGAAGATAGACCGGTCGGCGATCAAATCGGGCCTTCAGGCCGACAATCGCAACCAGTTGCGCAACAGGGCTGCCGACCTCCAGGCGACCCAGAGGCCCGGCAACAGGGGGACGTCAGCGCGTGCGGAAGACATCCGCAAAGGAACGGTGCAAGGCCTGAAGAACAAGCCGCAGGCAAAGACGCTGGGAGCAGCGGGCAATCGGCCGAACGCATCGCGGCCCGAGGCGCGCCCGCAGAACGCGGCCAATCGCCCGAACAAGCCCGCGCAGAAATCCGTCAACAGATCCAACAAGCCGCAGATGGGCGCCAGACCCGACAATCGTGGGCGCCAGCCGAGCGCTCTCGGCAACCCTCAGTCCGGTCGCCGGGAGGCCATCTCCTCGAACCGCGGCGCGCAGAGCATGGGCGCCCATCGCCAGTCGGCCCGTCCGCCCCAGCATCGCCCGCGCCCGCAAGGCGGTGGCGGCCGCGGCGGTGGCGGCCGTGGTGGCGGCGGTCGCGGCGGCGGCGGACGGCGGTGA
- a CDS encoding DUF3302 domain-containing protein: MFLDYFALGVLVFVVVTLFYAVIAIHDIPHLMAKARNHPHQDAIHVAGWVSLFTLHAIWPFLFIWATIYREDRGWGIRRDGKLSPEAEANAEIARLHARIAELEAQTVEPEKENA; this comes from the coding sequence GTGTTTCTGGACTATTTTGCCTTGGGCGTGCTGGTCTTTGTCGTCGTCACCCTGTTTTACGCGGTGATTGCGATCCACGACATTCCTCATCTCATGGCCAAGGCGCGAAATCACCCTCATCAGGACGCTATACATGTTGCCGGATGGGTCAGCCTCTTCACGCTTCATGCGATCTGGCCGTTCCTGTTCATCTGGGCGACGATCTACCGCGAGGATCGTGGCTGGGGCATTCGCCGCGACGGAAAGCTGTCGCCGGAAGCCGAAGCGAATGCGGAAATTGCCCGTCTCCATGCACGGATCGCCGAACTTGAGGCGCAAACGGTTGAGCCGGAGAAGGAGAACGCCTGA
- a CDS encoding HlyD family secretion protein: MDLLLILTYAAICWTIFKIFRIPVNQWTLATAVLGGIFLISALLLLMSYNHPYSSDGRIYFTSAPVIPVVGGQVVEVPVTPNVPLKKGDVLFRIDPRPYQFAVDQKKAALAEAEQSVLQLKAALDAANSAVTGAEASRDRSLQAFEKFQASNENAKSSGRGAVYSELEVENRRGIYLTAEAAVETARAQAAQARLAYESEINGTNPTVARLQAELNNATYELDQTVVRAPTDGYVTQVFLRPGMMANPLPLRPVMVFIDSQDRMLAAAFIQNSLQRVRVGDEAEVSFKAVPGKIFKARVQEVIDVMAQGQLQPSGALIDPQSPERVSPGQTLARIELLESTDEYQLPGGVVAEVAVYTHHWHHVAILRKVLLRMSAWMNYVFLEH, from the coding sequence ATGGATCTGCTGCTGATACTGACCTATGCCGCGATCTGCTGGACGATCTTCAAGATCTTCAGGATCCCGGTAAACCAGTGGACGCTCGCGACCGCCGTGTTGGGGGGGATATTCCTTATCTCCGCTCTCCTGCTTCTGATGAGCTACAATCACCCATATTCCAGCGATGGGCGCATCTATTTCACATCGGCTCCCGTCATTCCGGTCGTCGGAGGCCAGGTCGTTGAAGTTCCCGTCACGCCGAACGTGCCCCTGAAGAAGGGCGATGTCCTCTTTCGCATCGATCCCCGGCCTTACCAGTTTGCGGTCGACCAGAAGAAAGCCGCACTTGCCGAAGCCGAGCAATCCGTCCTGCAGTTAAAAGCCGCTCTCGATGCCGCGAATTCGGCGGTCACGGGCGCCGAGGCTTCGCGGGATAGGTCCTTGCAGGCTTTTGAAAAGTTCCAGGCGTCGAACGAAAATGCAAAGTCGAGCGGTAGAGGCGCGGTCTATTCTGAACTCGAAGTCGAGAACCGGCGCGGCATTTACCTGACCGCGGAGGCCGCGGTCGAAACGGCGCGTGCGCAAGCCGCGCAGGCAAGGCTTGCCTATGAATCCGAGATCAACGGCACGAACCCCACGGTGGCAAGGCTGCAGGCCGAGCTGAACAATGCCACATACGAACTCGACCAGACGGTCGTTCGAGCCCCGACCGACGGTTATGTCACGCAGGTTTTCCTTCGGCCTGGAATGATGGCCAATCCCCTGCCCCTCAGACCGGTCATGGTCTTCATCGACAGCCAGGACCGCATGCTGGCGGCAGCCTTCATCCAGAATTCGCTCCAGCGCGTTCGCGTCGGCGATGAGGCGGAGGTCTCCTTCAAGGCGGTACCGGGAAAGATATTCAAGGCGCGGGTTCAAGAGGTCATCGATGTGATGGCCCAGGGCCAGTTGCAGCCGAGCGGCGCGCTGATCGATCCGCAATCGCCCGAGCGCGTGTCGCCCGGTCAGACGCTGGCACGGATCGAGCTGCTCGAAAGCACCGACGAATATCAACTGCCCGGCGGCGTGGTCGCGGAGGTCGCGGTCTATACGCATCATTGGCATCACGTCGCCATTCTCCGCAAGGTGCTGCTGCGGATGAGCGCCTGGATGAACTACGTCTTCCTTGAACATTGA
- a CDS encoding SulP family inorganic anion transporter, with amino-acid sequence MIGSLPMLRGLTGFSRDWLRSDIPAGLSIAAVGLPSAIAYPAIAGLPPETGIYASIVAPIAYAIFGPSRLLIVGPDAASMSVLAAAMGAIVAADPTSGGDRVAIAAALALGVGVCYLVAKLLKLGVLASFLSRPILVGFFAGVSLSILVGQMGRFTGVKIESDGLISPLVEMLAKSSLIHWPSLILGLAMFALLWVVRLFPFRIPGPILVVIISVALSAIFDFRDQGIAVVGDIPRGLPSFFLPPFHEMPLDKLVIGSVAIFLVSFGSGIVAARSFASRTGDEVDANQELVGLGAANIAPGLFGSFPVSVSDSRTAINLSTGGVSQVAGLVSAAALIAVLVFLHGALRILPIPALAAILTMAAISLIDIPELKKIWRISRMEFVFALIAMWGAISFGVLNGVIVAIVATFVYLLRQTMFPRDGLLGRIEGRHGFFDLKRYSEARPVPGAAVFAVQGSILFYNADYVRIRLTSVAKELPADTKCLVLDASAITQIDSTGATALEAVAEILVKRSIIFAFADLSDESRAILERAGVIKMVGAENIFNGREEALRTLIGDIDQIGNAAPTGNAP; translated from the coding sequence GTGATAGGTAGTCTTCCGATGTTGCGAGGCTTGACCGGCTTCAGCAGGGATTGGCTCCGCAGCGATATCCCTGCCGGGCTCTCGATCGCCGCCGTCGGCCTGCCGAGCGCTATTGCTTATCCGGCGATCGCCGGTCTGCCGCCGGAAACGGGCATTTATGCCAGCATCGTCGCGCCGATTGCCTACGCGATTTTCGGGCCTTCCCGGCTGCTGATCGTCGGGCCCGACGCGGCGTCAATGTCGGTGTTGGCCGCAGCAATGGGCGCGATCGTCGCCGCCGATCCGACGAGCGGCGGCGACCGGGTGGCCATCGCGGCGGCTCTCGCCCTCGGCGTCGGCGTCTGTTATCTCGTCGCCAAATTGCTAAAGCTTGGCGTTCTCGCAAGCTTTCTTTCCCGCCCCATCCTGGTCGGGTTCTTCGCCGGCGTATCTCTTTCCATCCTTGTCGGACAGATGGGCCGTTTCACCGGCGTGAAAATCGAATCCGACGGATTGATCTCCCCGCTTGTCGAAATGCTTGCCAAGAGCAGCCTGATCCACTGGCCCTCACTCATTCTCGGGCTTGCCATGTTCGCGCTGCTTTGGGTCGTTCGTCTTTTCCCTTTCAGAATTCCGGGTCCTATTCTCGTCGTCATTATCTCGGTCGCTCTTTCTGCGATTTTCGACTTTCGGGACCAAGGCATCGCCGTCGTCGGGGACATACCGCGCGGACTTCCAAGCTTCTTCCTGCCTCCGTTTCACGAGATGCCTCTCGACAAGCTCGTCATCGGTTCGGTTGCGATCTTTCTTGTCAGCTTCGGCTCCGGCATTGTGGCCGCACGCAGTTTCGCGTCGCGGACCGGTGACGAGGTCGATGCCAATCAGGAGCTGGTCGGACTTGGCGCCGCCAATATAGCGCCTGGGCTTTTCGGTTCGTTTCCGGTCAGCGTATCGGACTCTCGAACCGCCATAAATCTGTCGACGGGCGGCGTTTCGCAGGTCGCGGGGCTGGTTTCCGCCGCGGCCCTGATCGCCGTGCTGGTTTTCCTTCACGGTGCATTGCGCATCCTTCCCATTCCCGCGCTCGCGGCAATCCTTACAATGGCTGCCATCAGCCTGATCGATATTCCTGAGCTCAAGAAGATATGGCGCATCAGCCGCATGGAGTTCGTCTTCGCGCTGATCGCCATGTGGGGAGCGATCAGCTTCGGCGTCCTCAATGGCGTCATTGTCGCTATCGTCGCAACCTTCGTCTATCTGCTGCGCCAGACGATGTTTCCGCGCGACGGCTTGCTCGGCCGCATCGAGGGACGACACGGTTTCTTCGATCTCAAGCGCTATTCGGAGGCCCGTCCCGTTCCGGGCGCGGCCGTCTTCGCGGTCCAGGGCAGCATCCTGTTCTACAACGCCGACTACGTTCGCATCCGGCTGACCTCCGTCGCAAAGGAGCTTCCCGCCGATACCAAATGCCTGGTGCTCGACGCCAGCGCCATCACGCAAATCGACAGCACCGGCGCGACCGCGCTCGAGGCCGTGGCCGAAATCCTGGTGAAACGGAGCATCATCTTCGCCTTCGCCGATCTCAGCGATGAAAGCCGCGCCATTCTCGAACGGGCCGGCGTCATCAAGATGGTCGGCGCCGAGAACATTTTCAACGGCAGAGAGGAAGCCCTGCGGACGCTGATCGGCGATATCGACCAGATCGGCAATGCAGCCCCGACAGGCAATGCACCTTAG